GGCCAGATGCGCAGCGAGATCGCGCGCCTGCAGAAGAAGCTCGGCATCACGACGGTCTACGTCACCCACGACCAGACCGAGGCGATGACGCTGGGCGACCGCGTCGCGGTGCTCAAGCGGGGCGTGCTCCAGCAGCTCGCCTCGCCGCGGGAGCTCTACGAGAACCCGGGCAACCTCTTCGTCGCGGGCTTCATCGGGTCTCCCCCGATGAACTTCCTGCCCGCCGAGGTCGAGGGCACCAGCGTCAAGCTGCCCTTCGGCACGGTGGAGATCCCGGCCGACAAGGCCGAGAAGGCGGCCGGCAAGGGCCTGCTCATCGCGGGCATCCGGCCGGAGGCGTTCGAGGACGCGTCGCTCGTCGACGAGGCCCGAGCGGGCGGGTCGACGTTCTCCGGCAAGGTCGAGTTCGTCGAGTGGCTGGGCAGCGAGACCTACGCCTACCTGCCGTTCGAGGCGCCGCCGGAGGTCGTCAAGCAGCTCGAGCAGCTGGAGAAGGACCTCGACGGCGACTCGCTCCGCACGCAGCTGGTCATCAGCCTCGACGGCGCCAGCCGCGTCCGGGAGGGCGACGAGGCGGAGATCTGGGTCGACACCTCGAAGATGCACCTCTTCGACCCGGCGACCGGCGAGAACCTGACGGTCGACCTGTCCCGCGCGGGCCGCATCCCGGCGCGCGAGTCGGGCGTCCCCGCCTGACGCTCCACCCCGCAGCGGGCCGTCCTCGACGTACGTCGTCGGGGGCGGCCCGCTTCGTTCTGCGCGCCGAGCTTGGTCGAACGCCGAGCTTGGTCGAACGCCGAGCTTGGTCGAACGCCGAGCTTGGTCGAACGCCGAGCTTGGTCGAACGCCGCGGCAACAGCGTCGGGGCGAATGAGTACGCCGACCCATGCACCCAGGCGCGGGGCGGAACACCATGGTCGGCATGACTCCTGCCGTCCTCCACCGGACCCTGTCGTTCGTCCTCGCGCTCTTTCTCCGGGTCGCCCTCCTCGTCGCCGTCTCCGACGGCTTCGTGGAGCTGATGTCCCGGGTCGCGCCGACGGAGGACGCCGACATCGGGAGCGGCCTGCTGGCGATGCTCTTCCTCGCCTGCGCCGCCTTCGCCGTCGCCGCGATCGACGGCTACCGACGCCGGTTCCTGCCCGCCGCCGCCCTCTGGGCGCTCGTGGCCGGGCTGACCGCGGTCGCCAGCGAGCTCTGGACGTACGTGGCGATCGAGCAGATCACGCTGCAGGACGCCCTCGACGACCTCGCCGACCTCGGTCCCACATGGTTCCTGCTCGTCGCGGTCCCTGCGCTGGCCGGGCTCGGTCTCGGAGCAATGATCCGCCGGGGAGCCCACCCGACGTCCTCGACGACCCACCCGACGCCGCCCACGGCCGACCCGACGTCCCGCTGGTCGTCGGGCAGCCCCTACCCTCGATGAGGGGGAAGGCCGTCGGCCCGGACGGCAGGGTCAGCGACCGCCGAGCGTCTTCCGCTTCCGCTTGCGCTCACCGGGCATCGGCTTGCGCACGACGGACACGCCGCCCATGAGCGCGACGCCCTTGACCCGCACGATCGGCGAGTTCTGGTCGAGCTGTGCCTCGACCCGGTCGCGGTCCTGCGCGAACCCGCCCATGATGCCGACGCCGTCGACGATGACGTGGGTCCAGGCGTTGACCGTGATCTCCACGCCGCCCATCAACGCGTTGGCGTGGATCGTGACCTCGCGCTGGGCGAACCGCGCCTCGCGCAGGTCGAGCTCGACCCCGCCCATCAGGCTGAACGCCGAGTGCGTGGCGCCGATCTCCCAGACCCCCTTGCGCTCGACGCCGCCGAGGATGGCCACGCTCGAGGGGTAGTAGACGGCGGGCACCCCCGAGCGAGCGGCCTTCTCGAACGAGACCGGGGCCGGACCGGCCGGACGCGTCGGGGCCCCGGAGACGCCGTAGGGCACCACCGGTGTCCCCGGCGAGGTCGGCGCCTCGCCGGGGATGTCGGCCACGATCGGCACGAGGTCGGCGTAGATCTTCGCCGCGTAGGTCGCCTCGAGCCGCTCCTCGAGCTCGTCGGTCTCGAGACGCCCCTCGCCGGCGGCCCCCTGGAGCAGCTCGGCGACCTTGTGCCGGTCGGCGTCGGAGATGCGCAGCTGCGACGGGTCGGTCGTCATGGGACCCAGCGTAGGCAACGCGCAGCCCGCGGCGTACTGACGTCTGTCACGGACCGTCGACGTACACCGTGCCCCCGAGCTCGACGAACTCCGCCGCCTTCGCGCGCATCCCGGCCGCCACCTCCGGGGCGGTCGCCCCGAACCGGTCGCGCACGTCCTGGCTGATCCGCATCGAGCAGAACTTGGGGCCGCACATCGAGCAGAAGTGCGCGGTCTTCGCGGCCTCGGCGGGCAGCGTCTCGTCGTGGAACGCCTCGGCGGTGACGGGGTCGAGCGCCAGGGCGAACTGGTCGCGCCACCGGAACTCGAACCGCGCCTTCGACAGCGCGTCGTCCCAGGCCCGCGCCCCGGGGTGCCCCTTCGCCACGTCGGCGGCGTGGGCGCTCAGCTTGTAGGTGATGACGCCCGTCTTGACGTCGTCGCGGTCCGGGAGCCCGAGGTGCTCCTTCGGCGTGACGTAGCAGAGCATCGCCGTCCCGTGCATCGCGATCGTG
This Nocardioides alkalitolerans DNA region includes the following protein-coding sequences:
- a CDS encoding DUF1707 domain-containing protein, with translation MTTDPSQLRISDADRHKVAELLQGAAGEGRLETDELEERLEATYAAKIYADLVPIVADIPGEAPTSPGTPVVPYGVSGAPTRPAGPAPVSFEKAARSGVPAVYYPSSVAILGGVERKGVWEIGATHSAFSLMGGVELDLREARFAQREVTIHANALMGGVEITVNAWTHVIVDGVGIMGGFAQDRDRVEAQLDQNSPIVRVKGVALMGGVSVVRKPMPGERKRKRKTLGGR
- the ugpC gene encoding sn-glycerol-3-phosphate ABC transporter ATP-binding protein UgpC, with the protein product MAGIQIKNIVKKYGDGFPAVNDVSIDIADGEFVILVGPSGCGKSTLLRMIVGLEDITSGDMLIGDKRVNDLAPRDRNLAMVFQNYALYPHLTVYENIAFPLRLAGASDSEVDAKVKEASKTLELDEHLQRKPGNLSGGQRQRVAMGRAIVRDADAFLFDEPLSNLDAKLRGQMRSEIARLQKKLGITTVYVTHDQTEAMTLGDRVAVLKRGVLQQLASPRELYENPGNLFVAGFIGSPPMNFLPAEVEGTSVKLPFGTVEIPADKAEKAAGKGLLIAGIRPEAFEDASLVDEARAGGSTFSGKVEFVEWLGSETYAYLPFEAPPEVVKQLEQLEKDLDGDSLRTQLVISLDGASRVREGDEAEIWVDTSKMHLFDPATGENLTVDLSRAGRIPARESGVPA